The sequence below is a genomic window from Streptococcus oralis.
AAGTGGCTACCACTATGATGAGTTAAAATGAGGATTTCATCTTCATCAGGTGTGGAGGCAATGGTTAGCCATCGACTGGTTTGCTCTCCCTTAGCTTCATATTTACTAGCAGTAGACGAGGTATCAGGGAGTGTAAACTTAGCATAAGCCCCAGCTTTCCAGATTTGATGACTCGGTTTTGTGATATGAATTAAATATAGATCTCCGCTGGGGTTTTCGATGGATTTTATCGATAATGTCTGGCTTCGTCCAAGATAAGCGATGGCACCCCAAGTTATAATACATAGCGCTCCAAGTGTTGATAGAATGATAATAAACATTTTTTTACCTCTTTTCATTTTTTATGACTCCTGTTCTTAAATTTATGAATGAACTTAAAAATAATTCATTCATATCTTTTCAAAAAATAAAGAAATCCATTCTTTATTTTAGAACTCCTTTAATGAAGTTGGTTGCAAGTATTTCAACAGTTTTGCCAATATCTGGAAAATCTTTTTCCGTGATATGCATATCCATATAGTAAAAAAGATTATAAACCTGTAAAATATCTTGAATCTTTTCTGGCGAGTACCCTTCAGCCTGCATGCGATTTGTAAAAGTTTTAACTAGAAACTGATGAAAAGGATTTGCGACTTTGCCTTCTTCCGAGGAATAGTAGCTGTGCAACTCATCTGCGATGGCAGGATTGTACCATTCTGCAAGGATTTTATTGGAAGAAACGAGAGTTCTGGACTGAGCAAATAGTTGACCAATGAGGTCGATCATGTCAATTTCCCAATCCAGTTCTTCGATCATAGCTTGGCGAACACGGTTGTTTTCATCTATATAGATGTCTAGAAAAATGGCTTCTTTACTCTCGTAATAGTTATAAAAAGAACCAACTGCAACACCAGCTTGCCTAGCAATTTCTGAAATACCTGTTGCCTTGTAACCTTTTTTCGAAAAAACTTCATAGGCTGCTGTCTTTAAAGATTGTTTTTTGTCCAATAGGATTTAACCTCCTTTATTTTATGAATGAATGAATAGAATTTTTTGTTCATTCATATTCTAACAAATCATGGCTAGCTTGTCAATAAGAAGGCTAGATCTATTAAATAAGTTAAAGAAACGCTAACTAAATGAGCACAAAAAGGAAAATATAGGATAAGGCTGGAACTATAATTAAAAATAAGGTATGATATCAGTGGGAATGTTCTCTATTTAGCATCTGTTTTCTTATCTGGATTTGGGAAATAGGCTTCTAAACAGTATGAGATACTGATCCGTAAATCTGATATGAAGGGTTTTGATACTTTGAGAAATAACAAAGGAGGAGCGCATGCACAAGATTTTACTAGTAGAAGATGACCAAGTTATTCGGCAACAAGTGGGGAAACTGCTCTCTGAGTGGGGCTTTGAGGTCGTTTTGGTAGAAGATTTTATGGAAGTATTGAGCCTTTTTGTCCAGTCAGAACCTCATTTGGTCCTCATGGATATTGGCCTGCCACTCTTTAATGGTTACCACTGGTGCCAGGAAATTCGTAAGATTTCCAAGGTACCTATCATGTTTCTGTCTTCGAGAGATCAGGCTATGGATATCGTCATGGCAATCAATATGGGAGCGGATGACTTTGTAACTAAGCCTTTTGACCAGCAGGTCCTCCTTGCTAAGGTTCAGGGCTTGTTGCGCCGTTCCTATGAGTTTGGGCGGGATGAAAGTTTGCTAGAGTATGCAGGTGTAATCCTCAATACCAAGTCTATGGACCTGCACTATCAGGGGGAGGTCCTGAGTTTGACCAAGAATGAATTTCAAATTT
It includes:
- a CDS encoding TetR/AcrR family transcriptional regulator — translated: MLLDKKQSLKTAAYEVFSKKGYKATGISEIARQAGVAVGSFYNYYESKEAIFLDIYIDENNRVRQAMIEELDWEIDMIDLIGQLFAQSRTLVSSNKILAEWYNPAIADELHSYYSSEEGKVANPFHQFLVKTFTNRMQAEGYSPEKIQDILQVYNLFYYMDMHITEKDFPDIGKTVEILATNFIKGVLK
- a CDS encoding response regulator transcription factor, which produces MHKILLVEDDQVIRQQVGKLLSEWGFEVVLVEDFMEVLSLFVQSEPHLVLMDIGLPLFNGYHWCQEIRKISKVPIMFLSSRDQAMDIVMAINMGADDFVTKPFDQQVLLAKVQGLLRRSYEFGRDESLLEYAGVILNTKSMDLHYQGEVLSLTKNEFQILRVLFEHAGNIVARDDLMRELWNSDFFIDDNTLSVNVARLRKKLEEQGLVGFIETKKGIGYGLKHA